The Drosophila bipectinata strain 14024-0381.07 chromosome 2L, DbipHiC1v2, whole genome shotgun sequence genome has a segment encoding these proteins:
- the Cyp6t1 gene encoding probable cytochrome P450 6t1, whose product MQLMSGFPHVIMTTNIIALIVAIGLPVLLAINGCWVLLFITAIVWLWQKRHFNFWRRLGVPSIPPTPFVGNVWNLLRGGCCFGDQFKEMYQSRAAAGHPYVGIHVLHNHALLLRDPALIKRIMVEDFSKFSSRFETTDPIHDTMGSQNLFFCKYDTWREIHKIFAPFFAVGKVRQMYGLLERVGQQLEDHMAVELGGKQSMELEVKQLCALFTTDIIASLAFGIEAHSLQNPQAEFRQMCIEVNDPRPKRLIHLFTMFFFPRLSGRIRTHLYSDEYERFMRQSMDFILAEREASGIKRHDLIDIFLQLKSSESADSIIHRPDFFVAQAAFLLLAGFDTSSSTITFALYELAKQPSIQARLREELREVLHSGQDRQLSCDIINGMTYLRQVVDEVLRMYPPTAFLDRCCNAPEGYDLSEWKCGTPFKLRSGTPVYISVLGLHHDPQFWPSPEIFDPERFAPGQRQQHHPMTYLPFGAGPRGCIGTLLGQLEIKVGLLHILKNFTVELCDRTLPEMQFDPKAFVLTAKGGTFLRFVENRL is encoded by the exons ATGCAGTTGATGTCTGGCTTTCCTCACGTAATCATGACAACCAACATCATCGCCCTTATTGTGGCTATTGGATTACCCGTTCTGCTGGCCATAAATGGCTGTTGGGTGCTTTTGTTTATTACCGCAATCGTCTGGCTTTGGCAGAAACGCCACTTCAACTTCTGGCGGCGATTGGGAGTCCCATCTATACCACCGACGCCCTTTGTGGGTAATGTGTGGAATTTATTGCGGGGAGGATGCTGTTTTGGGGACCAGTTTAAGGAGATGTACCAAAGCAGGGCTGCTGCCGGACATCCCTACGTGGGGATTCATGTTCTGCACAACCATGCTCTGCTTTTGAGGGATCCAGCCCTCATAAAGCGAATTATGGTGGAGGACTTCTCCAAGTTCTCCAGTCGGTTCGAGACAACCGATCCCATTCACGACACGATGGGTTCACAGAATCTGTTCTTCTGCAAATACGACACTTGGCGGGAGATCCACAAAATATTTGCGCCATTCTTTGCGGTCGGAAAGGTCCGGCAGATGTATGGACTGCTGGAACGCGTTGGCCAGCAATTGGAGGACCATATGGCTGTCGAGCTAGGCGGGAAGCAGTCCATGGAACTGGAAGTCAAGCAGTTGTGTGCCCTCTTCACAACGGATATCATCGCTTCCCTGGCGTTTGGAATAGAAGCCCACAGCTTGCAAAATCCCCAGGCCGAGTTCCGGCAGATGTGCATCGAAGTCAATGATCCCCGGCCAAAAAGGTTAATCCACCTGTTCACGATGTTCTTCTTTCCGCGACTATCCGGTAGAATTCGAACACATCTGTACTCGGATGAGTATGAGAGGTTTATGCGCCAGTCCATGGACTTTATTCTGGCCGAACGCGAAGCCAGTGGGATAAAGCGTCACGATCTGATAGATATATTCCTGCAATTGAAGAGCAGCGAGTCAGCAGACAGCATTATCCATCGTCCGGATTTCTTTGTGGCCCAGGCAGCCTTTCTGCTCCTCGCCGGCTTCGATACTTCCTCCTCCACCATTACCTTTGCCCTGTACGAGCTGGCCAAGCAGCCATCGATTCAAGCTCGGCTGAGGGAGGAGCTCCGAGAGGTCCTGCACTCCGGCCAAGATAGGCAACTAAGCTGCGACATCATCAATGGAATGACATATCTGCGCCAGGTGGTGGATGAAGTACTGCGTATGTATCCGCCCACCGCATTTTTGGATCGGTGTTGCAATGCCCCAGAGGGCTACGACCTCTCTGAATGGAAATGTGGTACCCCTTTCAAATTACGTTCCGGCACACCAGTATATATATCAGTTCTGGGACTTCATCATGATCCCCAG ttcTGGCCCAGTCCGGAGATTTTCGATCCTGAACGGTTCGCTCCTGGACAACGACAGCAACATCATCCCATGACATATCTACCCTTTGGAGCCGGCCCAAGGGGCTGCATTGGGACATTGTTGGGCCAGCTGGAGATCAAAGTGGGTCTACTCCACATTCTGAAGAACTTTACTGTCGAACTCTGTGATAGAACTTTGCCGGAAATGCAGTTCGACCCAAAAGCCTTTGTCCTTACAGCAAAAGGCGGAACCTTCCTGCGTTTTGTTGAGAATCGTCTTTGA